A region of Cucumis melo cultivar AY chromosome 2, USDA_Cmelo_AY_1.0, whole genome shotgun sequence DNA encodes the following proteins:
- the LOC103502366 gene encoding plant intracellular Ras-group-related LRR protein 9-like, which yields MAMDPNPKSFPILSYVMARIPSLSPRPPPIEFDIEQPASPSSGHGSDPSSSSSRIVHDMPHLSDPKVLASMTTAISDVAQTRSMLKTLGERPDHEAVDTAKARLVDIEVNLSAKLQEIVLSSRPADVELLEWRAHLAEKENECRQAADEEKQVYKAIVHLDEMHEAYEKMLKEAEERLVKIYESAERGLPEEEPLDPVSEEVNEEVAKILQDANEKEMDRISLTGRRLRFLPEGFGHIRGLVVLDISSNQLQIIPDSISGLENLEELNASSNLLESLPDSIGLLQKLKLLNVSANKLHALPDTICHCRSLVELDVSFNSLTYLPTNIGLELVNLEKLAIQLNKIRSLPSSVCGMSSLRYLDAHFNELHGLPQAIGKLTKLEYLNLGSNFTDLTELPHTFGDLISLRELDLSNNQIHALPDTFGHLENLKKLNVEQNPLTVPPMEVVNKGPDAVRTFMSKRWLEILAEEDRKRTQEMDEQTQTGWLTRSTSWLKTYVSGVSETVSGIVGSPKSPRDPYLDQQL from the exons ATGGCCATGGATCCCAATCCCAAAAGCTTCCCCATCCTTTCCTACGTCATGGCCAGAATCCCCTCTCTCAGTCCTCGACCGCCGCCCATCGAATTCGACATCGAACAGCCTGCATCTCCCTCTTCCGGCCATGGTTCCGATCCTTCCTCATCCTCCTCCCGAATCGTCCATGACATGCCCCATCTCTCCGACCCTAAGGTTTTGGCTTCTATGACCACTGCTATATCTGATGTTGCTCAGACCCGATCCATGCTCAAAACCCTTGGGGAGAGACCTGACCATGAGGCTGTAGATACTGCCAAGGCTAGGCTTGTTGATATTGAAGTTAATTTGTCTGCCAAGCTTCAGGAAATCGTGCTTTCTTCAAGGCCGGCGGATGTTGAGTTGCTTGAGTGGAGGGCGCATCTTGCTGAGAAAGAGAACGAGTGTCGTCAGGCGGCGGATGAAGAGAAGCAGGTGTATAAAGCTATTGTGCATTTGGATGAGATGCATGAGGCTTATGAGAAGATGTTGAAGGAAGCGGAGGAGAGGTTGGTGAAGATTTATGAGTCAGCTGAGAGAGGATTGCCGGAGGAAGAACCGTTGGATCCAGTAAGCGAAGAGGTCAATGAAGAGGTTGCAAAGATTCTTCAAGATGCGAATGAGAAGGAAATGGATCGAATTAGTCTCACCGGCCGGCGCTTGCGGTTCTTGCCTGAAGGATTTGGACACATTCGTGGATTGGTTGTGCTTGATATCTCCAGCAATCAACTACAG ATTATCCCCGATTCAATATCTGGATTAGAAAATCTTGAGGAGCTGAATGCCTCATCCAATCTCCTGGAGTCACTGCCCGACTCAATTGGCTTATTACAAAAGCTGAAACTCCTGAATGTCTCCGCGAACAAGCTGCATGCCCTTCCTGACACAATATGCCATTGCAG GTCTCTAGTGGAGTTAGACGTGAGTTTCAACAGTCTAACCTACTTGCCAACAAATATTGGCCTTGAACTGGTGAATTTGGAGAAGCTTGCTATCCAGTTAAACAAGATACGCTCGCTTCCCTCTTCTGTTTGTGGTATGAGTTCTCTGCGTTACCTGGATGCTCATTTCAACGAGCTTCATGGCCTTCCTCAGGCAATTGGGAAACTGACGAAACTCGAGTATCTCAACCTAGGCAGTAATTTTACTGACCTCACGGAACTTCCACATACCTTTGGTGATTTAATCAGCCTTAGGGAACTTGACCTCAGCAACAACCAGATTCACGCTTTACCTGACACATTTGGCCATCTCGAGAATTTAAAGAAACTAAACGTGGAGCAAAATCCTCTTACAGTTCCACCAATGGAAGTGGTAAACAAAGGACCAGATGCTGTGAGGACATTCATGTCGAAGAGATGGCTTGAGATTCTGGCGGAGGAAGATAGAAAAAGAACTCAAGAAATGGACGAACAGACGCAAACTGGATGGCTGACACGAAGCACCTCTTGGTTGAAGACTTACGTTTCTGGCGTTTCAGAGACCGTGTCCGGTATCGTTGGATCTCCCAAATCTCCAAGAGACCCATATCTTGATCAACAGCTATAA
- the LOC103502365 gene encoding uncharacterized protein LOC103502365, translating into MRSGARNGSSGTLKFLCSYGGKILPRQTDGKLRYVGGLTRVLAVERSVSFSELMVKLGEFCGSSVTLKCQLPGGDLETLISVRSDEDLANIVEEYDRASSSLSHPLKIRAILSPPKSLKQISPPSSVDSTLPNSPCYGADSLPSSPQYGNSERISSPSYRFIRRIPSPPSKYFVGPRNCHGRTCCHGSPRFLYSGPNCTHWN; encoded by the exons ATGAGGTCTGGTGCGCGTAACGGAAGTTCCGGAACCTTGAAGTTTCTCTGTAGTTATGGCGGCAAGATTCTTCCTCGTCAAACCGATGGTAAACTCCGTTACGTTGGTGGTCTTACCAGAGTTCTAGCTGTCGAGCGCTCTGTTTCGTTTTCTG aATTAATGGTGAAGCTTGGAGAATTCTGTGGTTCTTCCGTTACATTGAAGTGTCAATTGCCGGGAGGTGATTTGGAAACGTTGATTTCTGTTAGATCCGACGAAGATTTGGCTAATATCGTGGAGGAATACGATCGTGCTTCTTCCTCGTTGTCTCATCCTCTTAAAATCAGAGCCATTCTTTCGCCTCCAAAATCTCTCAAGCAAATTTCTCCTCCGTCAAGTGTGGATTCTACTCTTCCTAATTCTCCTTGCTACGGCGCTGATTCACTTCCGAGCTCACCGCAATACGGAAACAGCGAGCGGATCTCTTCTCCTTCGTACAGATTCATCCGTCGGATTCCTTCGCCTCCTAGTAAATACTTCGTCGGACCAAGGAATTGCCACGGAAGAACTTGTTGCCATGGGAGCCCTAGGTTTTTGTACTCCGGCCCCAACTGCACCCACTGGAACTGA